A genome region from Mesorhizobium sp. B2-1-8 includes the following:
- a CDS encoding efflux RND transporter permease subunit, with the protein MSAFFINRPIFAWVIAIVIMLGGLLALTTLPISQYPQIAPTTVNISATYPGADAQTVENSVTKIIEQGMTGIDNLDYMTATSTSTGSASITLTFTSSADPDTAQVQTQNKLQLVQSQLPQVVQSNGITVSKSSTGFLMVIGFVSSDGKMNSTDLADYVDATVNDTLKRVEGVGSTQLFGSGYAMRIWLDPDKLAKYALMPNDVASAIEAQNTQVSAGQLGGLPARKGQQLNATVTAKSRLQTAEQFRNIILKSQTDGSLVRLNDVATVELGAESYTTQAHYNGKPAAGVAINLATGANAISTAEAVRSTINRLSSTFPQGVEVVYPYDTSPFVRLSIEEVVKTLAEAIVLVFLVMFIFLQNLRATIIPTIAVPVVLLGTFGVLSLFGYSVNTLTMFAMVLAIGLLVDDAIVVVENVERVMAEEDLSPKEATRKSMNEITGALVGIATVLSAVFVPMAFFGGSTGIIYRQFSVTIVSAMVLSVLVALVLTPALCATILRRPKDHATQTGPFGWFNRMFDRGTTAYRDGSHGIIKRSWRFLAIFLAIVIAVGWMFARLPSSFLPEEDQGILITSVQLPVGATQDRTERVLKQVTDHYLNDEKDAVDGVFTASGFGFGGAGQNVGIGFVRLKDFAQRKSPAMAAQAIAGRAMGAFRKIRDAQVFALAPPAIQGFGNTNGFDFYLQDVNGAGHDALIQTRNQLLGLAAQSKLLANTRPNGQEDQPQFSVDIDQEKASALGVSLADINNTLSSAWGSDYVNDFIDRGRVKPVYMQSDANFRMQPEDLDKWQVRNASGAMVPFSAFASSHWTFGSPRLERYNGSAAVEIQGAAAAGVSSGAAMDEIDKLVAQLPAGYSHEWTGLSHQERLSGNQAMSLYAISALVVFLCLAALYESWSIPFAVMLSVPIGIFGALAAASLFGQTNDVYFKVGLLTTIGLAAKNAILIVEFAIERQTAGMGLVEATLEAARQRLRPILMTSLAFILGVTPLAIASGAGSGAQNSVGIGVMGGMIAATVIGVFLVPLLFVTVRRIFKGRVAKPDPGQDTGETPVTANQQ; encoded by the coding sequence ATGTCAGCATTTTTCATCAACCGGCCGATCTTCGCCTGGGTGATCGCCATCGTGATCATGTTGGGCGGCCTGCTCGCGCTTACCACGCTGCCGATCTCGCAATATCCGCAGATCGCGCCGACCACGGTCAACATCAGCGCCACCTATCCCGGCGCCGACGCGCAGACGGTCGAGAATTCGGTGACCAAGATCATCGAGCAAGGCATGACCGGCATCGACAATCTCGACTACATGACGGCGACGTCGACCTCGACCGGTTCGGCCTCGATCACGCTAACCTTCACCAGTTCGGCCGATCCCGACACCGCCCAGGTGCAGACGCAGAACAAGCTGCAACTGGTGCAGTCGCAATTGCCGCAGGTGGTGCAGAGCAACGGCATCACGGTTTCAAAATCGTCGACCGGCTTCCTGATGGTCATCGGCTTCGTCTCCAGCGACGGCAAGATGAACTCGACCGATCTCGCGGACTATGTCGACGCCACGGTCAACGACACGCTGAAACGCGTCGAAGGCGTCGGCTCGACGCAGCTGTTCGGCTCGGGCTATGCCATGCGCATCTGGCTCGACCCGGACAAGCTCGCAAAATATGCCTTGATGCCGAACGACGTGGCGAGCGCCATCGAGGCGCAGAACACGCAGGTTTCGGCCGGCCAGCTCGGCGGCCTGCCGGCGCGCAAGGGCCAGCAGCTCAACGCCACGGTGACCGCCAAGAGCCGGCTGCAAACCGCCGAACAGTTCCGCAACATCATCCTGAAGAGCCAGACGGACGGTTCGCTGGTCCGCCTCAATGACGTCGCCACCGTCGAGCTCGGCGCCGAAAGCTATACGACGCAGGCCCACTACAACGGCAAGCCGGCGGCCGGCGTCGCCATCAACCTGGCGACCGGCGCCAATGCCATCAGCACCGCCGAAGCGGTGCGCTCGACGATCAACCGGCTGAGCTCGACCTTCCCGCAAGGGGTCGAGGTCGTCTACCCCTATGACACCTCGCCCTTCGTGCGGCTGTCGATCGAGGAAGTGGTCAAGACGCTGGCCGAGGCGATCGTGCTGGTGTTCCTGGTGATGTTCATCTTCCTGCAGAACCTGCGGGCGACGATCATCCCGACCATCGCGGTGCCGGTGGTGCTGCTCGGCACGTTCGGCGTGTTGTCGCTGTTCGGTTATTCCGTCAACACGCTGACCATGTTCGCCATGGTGCTGGCCATCGGCCTGCTCGTGGACGACGCCATCGTCGTGGTCGAGAATGTCGAGCGCGTCATGGCGGAGGAAGATTTGTCGCCGAAAGAGGCGACGCGAAAATCGATGAACGAGATCACCGGCGCTCTGGTCGGCATCGCCACCGTGCTGTCGGCCGTGTTCGTGCCGATGGCCTTCTTCGGCGGCTCGACCGGCATCATCTACCGGCAGTTCTCGGTGACCATCGTCTCGGCCATGGTGCTGTCCGTGCTGGTGGCGCTGGTGCTGACGCCGGCGCTGTGCGCCACGATCCTGCGGCGGCCGAAGGACCATGCGACGCAGACGGGTCCGTTCGGCTGGTTCAACCGGATGTTCGATCGCGGCACGACGGCCTATCGCGACGGCTCGCATGGCATCATCAAGCGGTCGTGGCGATTTCTTGCCATCTTCCTCGCCATCGTCATCGCCGTGGGCTGGATGTTCGCCCGGCTGCCGAGTTCGTTCCTGCCGGAAGAAGACCAGGGCATCCTGATCACCAGCGTGCAATTGCCGGTCGGCGCCACGCAGGACCGCACCGAGCGCGTTCTGAAGCAAGTCACCGACCACTATCTCAACGACGAAAAGGACGCTGTCGACGGGGTCTTCACCGCGTCGGGCTTCGGCTTCGGCGGCGCCGGGCAGAATGTCGGCATCGGCTTCGTGCGGCTGAAGGATTTCGCCCAGCGCAAGTCGCCCGCAATGGCCGCGCAGGCGATCGCTGGCCGCGCGATGGGCGCTTTCCGCAAGATCCGGGATGCGCAGGTCTTCGCGCTGGCGCCTCCCGCCATCCAGGGTTTCGGCAACACCAACGGCTTCGATTTCTACCTGCAGGACGTCAATGGCGCCGGGCATGACGCGCTGATCCAGACGCGCAACCAGCTTCTGGGTCTTGCGGCGCAGAGCAAGCTGCTCGCCAACACGCGCCCCAACGGCCAGGAGGACCAGCCGCAATTCTCGGTCGACATCGACCAGGAGAAGGCAAGCGCGCTGGGCGTCAGTCTTGCCGACATCAACAACACGCTGTCCAGCGCATGGGGCAGCGATTACGTCAACGACTTCATCGATCGCGGACGGGTGAAGCCGGTCTACATGCAGTCGGACGCGAATTTCCGCATGCAGCCGGAGGATCTCGACAAATGGCAGGTCCGCAATGCCAGCGGCGCCATGGTGCCGTTCTCGGCCTTTGCCTCCAGTCATTGGACATTCGGCTCGCCCCGGCTCGAACGCTACAATGGTTCGGCGGCGGTCGAGATCCAGGGCGCGGCGGCTGCGGGCGTGAGCTCGGGCGCGGCGATGGACGAGATCGACAAACTCGTCGCGCAGCTGCCGGCCGGCTATTCACATGAATGGACCGGGCTGTCACATCAGGAGCGGCTTTCGGGCAACCAGGCGATGTCGCTTTACGCGATCTCGGCGTTGGTCGTGTTCCTGTGCCTGGCGGCGCTCTATGAGAGCTGGTCGATCCCGTTCGCGGTCATGCTGTCGGTGCCGATCGGCATCTTCGGCGCGCTGGCGGCGGCAAGCCTGTTCGGCCAGACCAACGACGTCTATTTCAAGGTCGGTCTGCTGACCACGATCGGTCTCGCCGCCAAGAACGCCATCCTGATCGTCGAGTTCGCCATCGAGCGGCAGACGGCCGGCATGGGGCTCGTGGAGGCGACGCTCGAGGCGGCGCGACAACGATTGCGGCCTATCCTGATGACGTCGCTGGCCTTCATCCTCGGCGTCACGCCGCTCGCGATCGCCAGCGGCGCCGGCTCAGGCGCGCAGAACTCCGTCGGCATCGGCGTGATGGGCGGCATGATCGCGGCGACCGTGATCGGCGTGTTCCTGGTGCCGCTGCTGTTCGTCACGGTGCGGCGCATCTTCAAAGGCAGGGTGGCCAAACCAGATCCCGGGCAGGATACGGGCGAAACGCCGGTGACGGCCAACCAGCAATAA
- a CDS encoding sulfotransferase family protein, whose protein sequence is MIGTGFGRTGTDSMREALAILGFGPCHHMHEVIGNEEQKRMWRALAQGAAPDWNQLLSGYVSCLDWPSAYYWRELIEFYPDARVILTYRSAESWWESFEKTIAAGLEQSVDRESLGIALIARQVFGGRPGDRAHAIACYEANVRAVYAGVPPDRLLVHALGDGWEPLCTHLGVAIPDQDYPNSNSAAGFRSRFSLN, encoded by the coding sequence GTGATCGGAACCGGCTTCGGCCGGACGGGCACGGATTCGATGCGCGAGGCGCTGGCCATTCTCGGCTTCGGCCCCTGTCATCACATGCATGAAGTGATCGGCAACGAGGAGCAGAAACGGATGTGGCGTGCGCTGGCGCAAGGTGCCGCGCCGGACTGGAACCAGCTGCTCTCGGGCTATGTCTCCTGTCTGGACTGGCCCTCGGCGTATTACTGGCGCGAACTGATCGAGTTCTATCCGGATGCCAGGGTGATCCTGACCTACCGCTCGGCCGAAAGCTGGTGGGAGAGTTTTGAAAAGACGATCGCGGCGGGACTTGAGCAAAGCGTGGACCGGGAATCGCTGGGCATTGCCCTGATCGCCAGGCAGGTGTTCGGCGGCCGGCCTGGCGATCGAGCGCATGCCATTGCCTGCTATGAGGCCAATGTCCGAGCGGTGTACGCCGGGGTGCCACCGGATCGGCTGCTGGTCCACGCTCTTGGCGATGGCTGGGAACCGCTGTGCACCCATCTCGGCGTTGCGATACCGGATCAGGACTATCCCAATAGCAACAGCGCCGCGGGTTTCAGGTCGAGATTTTCGCTGAACTGA
- the minD gene encoding septum site-determining protein MinD, whose amino-acid sequence MGKVVVVTSGKGGVGKTTSTAALGAAVAKTGKKVALVDFDVGLRNLDLIMGAERRVVFDLVNVIQGQAKLSQALIRDKRVDTLFLLPASQTRDKDALTENGVGEVIDKLRSVFDYVFCDSPAGIERGAQLAMRFADEAVIVTNPEVSSVRDSDRIIGLLDARTMRAEQGEQIAKHVLVTRYDAARAARGEMLSIDDVLEILSVPLLGIIPESQDVLRASNLGSPVTLSEPLNNAAKAYLEAARRLEGEDLPVVVPFERKGFLDRLLGRRAA is encoded by the coding sequence ATGGGCAAGGTAGTGGTCGTCACATCGGGCAAGGGGGGCGTCGGCAAGACCACCTCGACGGCCGCGCTTGGGGCCGCGGTCGCCAAGACCGGCAAGAAGGTGGCGCTGGTCGATTTCGACGTCGGCCTGCGCAATCTCGACCTGATCATGGGCGCCGAGCGGCGCGTGGTCTTCGACCTCGTCAACGTCATCCAGGGTCAAGCCAAGCTGTCGCAGGCGCTGATCCGCGACAAGCGCGTCGACACGCTGTTCCTGCTGCCGGCCTCGCAGACGCGCGACAAGGATGCGCTGACCGAGAACGGCGTCGGCGAAGTGATCGACAAGCTGCGCTCGGTGTTCGACTATGTCTTCTGCGACAGCCCGGCCGGCATCGAGCGCGGCGCGCAGCTCGCCATGCGCTTCGCCGACGAGGCGGTCATCGTCACCAATCCGGAAGTGTCGTCGGTGCGCGATTCCGACCGCATCATCGGCCTGCTCGACGCCCGCACCATGCGCGCCGAACAGGGCGAGCAGATCGCCAAGCACGTGCTGGTCACCCGCTATGACGCGGCGCGCGCCGCGCGCGGCGAAATGCTCTCGATCGACGACGTGCTGGAAATCCTGTCGGTGCCGCTGCTCGGCATCATCCCGGAAAGCCAGGATGTGCTGCGCGCCTCCAATCTCGGTTCGCCGGTGACGCTGTCGGAGCCGCTCAACAACGCCGCCAAGGCCTATCTCGAAGCGGCAAGGCGGCTGGAAGGCGAAGATCTGCCGGTGGTGGTGCCCTTCGAACGCAAGGGCTTTCTCGACCGTCTGCTCGGAAGGAGGGCCGCATGA
- the minC gene encoding septum site-determining protein MinC, translating to MTFAAPVETKSIRFRARSFVAFTLTPEAPIAAWLEGLDHWIGNSPGYFAGRPVVLDLNVLKPEVADIALLVASLGARGIRVYAIELEGASLGLDLPPLLTGAKEATSDGLLSGRKGKAEAADEAGKLETVFSERGKDAGKPAEGKPVEIKAEAGKGKAAKAAEAGAVDAVQAGTLMVKSPIRSGQSIFHPHGDVIVLGSVASGSEIIAAGSIHVYGTLRGRAIAGSQGNRSARIFCRKNEAELISVDGWYTTAEEMEGVSRGKAVQAFLEGDMLAVVPLN from the coding sequence GTGACCTTTGCCGCCCCCGTCGAAACAAAATCCATTCGTTTTCGCGCCCGTTCGTTCGTGGCCTTCACGCTGACGCCGGAGGCGCCGATTGCGGCTTGGCTGGAGGGGCTGGATCACTGGATCGGCAATTCGCCGGGGTATTTTGCCGGGCGGCCGGTAGTGCTCGATTTGAATGTGCTGAAGCCTGAGGTCGCCGATATCGCGCTGCTGGTCGCTTCGCTCGGTGCGCGTGGCATCCGGGTCTATGCGATCGAGCTCGAAGGGGCTTCGCTGGGGCTTGACCTGCCGCCGCTGTTGACCGGCGCCAAGGAGGCGACTTCGGACGGCCTGCTTTCCGGGCGCAAGGGCAAGGCGGAGGCGGCTGATGAAGCCGGCAAGCTGGAGACGGTGTTTTCGGAGCGCGGCAAGGATGCCGGCAAGCCCGCAGAGGGCAAGCCGGTCGAGATCAAGGCCGAGGCCGGCAAGGGCAAGGCTGCCAAGGCTGCTGAAGCCGGCGCGGTGGATGCTGTCCAGGCCGGCACACTGATGGTCAAGTCGCCGATCCGCTCGGGCCAGTCGATCTTCCATCCGCATGGCGATGTCATCGTGCTGGGCTCGGTCGCGTCGGGCTCGGAGATCATCGCGGCGGGCTCGATCCATGTCTATGGCACGCTGCGCGGCCGCGCCATCGCCGGTTCGCAGGGCAACAGGTCGGCGCGCATCTTCTGCCGCAAGAACGAGGCGGAACTGATTTCGGTCGATGGCTGGTACACGACGGCCGAAGAGATGGAAGGCGTCTCGCGCGGCAAGGCGGTGCAGGCCTTCCTCGAAGGCGACATGCTCGCCGTCGTGCCGCTGAACTAG
- a CDS encoding response regulator, with protein MQSQPHILVVDDDREIRTLLGRYLDGQGFRVSVAADRRECEQKLASGQFDLTVLDVMLPDGSGLDICRALRDRKPHIPVILLTALKEDVDRIIGLELGADDYLGKPFNPRELTARIRAVLRRSTPEEAAPAPPPRAYRFASYRLEPDTRKVTDAQGAAVDLTGAEFDLLQVFLDRPGRLLSRDQLLDLTQGRERDPLERSVDVLMSRLRRKFTDTGDGPLFKTVRNGGYQLTARVETVEAQA; from the coding sequence ATGCAGTCACAACCCCATATCCTCGTCGTCGACGACGACCGCGAAATCCGGACGCTGCTCGGGCGCTATCTCGACGGCCAGGGTTTTCGCGTCTCGGTGGCGGCCGACCGGCGCGAATGCGAGCAGAAGCTGGCCTCGGGCCAGTTCGACCTGACCGTGCTCGACGTCATGCTGCCGGATGGTTCTGGGCTCGATATCTGTCGCGCCTTGCGCGACCGCAAGCCGCATATCCCCGTGATCCTGCTGACGGCGCTGAAGGAAGATGTCGACCGCATCATCGGGCTGGAGCTCGGCGCCGACGACTATCTCGGCAAGCCGTTCAACCCGCGCGAGCTGACCGCCCGCATCCGTGCCGTGCTCAGGCGCTCGACCCCGGAAGAGGCGGCGCCGGCGCCCCCGCCCCGCGCCTACCGTTTCGCCAGCTATAGGCTGGAGCCGGACACCCGCAAAGTGACGGATGCGCAAGGCGCGGCCGTCGATCTCACCGGCGCCGAATTCGACCTGTTGCAAGTCTTCCTCGACCGCCCCGGCCGGCTGCTGTCGCGCGACCAGCTGCTTGATCTCACGCAAGGCCGCGAGCGTGACCCGCTCGAACGCTCGGTCGACGTGCTGATGAGCCGGCTGCGCCGCAAGTTCACCGACACCGGCGACGGGCCGCTGTTCAAGACCGTGCGCAATGGCGGTTACCAGCTCACCGCGCGCGTCGAGACGGTGGAGGCGCAGGCGTGA
- a CDS encoding ATP-binding protein, whose product MNSLRRRLILLLVASIVGVVGLATVAVLSVRGGGPPPELVVPWVAQQMELVVRLLPGPIPDVLRVQFSDRPADGKVDRQETAMLNDLLRRRGFDVLAVVSDKPGEPAQRASMRLPDSRWAILEIAHIDPPRREWLVLAGWISLIVAGATAVSVYFTAVLIRPLEMLEATVSKIGSDGVLAPVPEVGSAEVKATAHALNQLSSRLKTAMESRMRLVAAAGHDLRTPMTRMRLRAEFLDEERDKWLHDLDELDRIADSAIRLVREEVNQDAVEPLDLEKMVRDISAEMATLGHSVSIGHLDKVSVRAGALGLRRALRNLIVNAATHGKACTIALDLAGRRAVLSISDVGPGIPPDLINKAFEPFFRVDPGRQQSIPGAGLGLAIAKEIIERYGGTVTLENRQGGGLAQTVVFAAV is encoded by the coding sequence GTGAACTCGCTGCGCCGCCGCCTCATCCTGTTGCTGGTTGCTTCGATCGTCGGCGTCGTCGGCCTGGCGACGGTGGCCGTGCTCAGCGTGCGCGGCGGCGGGCCGCCGCCGGAACTCGTCGTGCCCTGGGTTGCCCAGCAGATGGAGCTCGTGGTGCGGCTGCTGCCGGGGCCCATACCCGATGTGCTGCGGGTGCAATTCAGCGACCGACCGGCCGATGGCAAGGTGGACCGGCAGGAGACGGCGATGCTCAATGATCTGCTGCGCCGGCGAGGTTTCGACGTCCTGGCCGTCGTCAGCGACAAACCGGGTGAACCCGCCCAGCGTGCCTCCATGCGCCTGCCCGACAGCCGTTGGGCGATCCTGGAAATTGCCCACATCGATCCGCCCAGGCGCGAATGGCTGGTGCTCGCCGGCTGGATCTCGCTGATCGTGGCCGGCGCCACCGCCGTCTCGGTCTATTTCACCGCGGTGCTGATCCGGCCGCTCGAAATGCTGGAGGCCACCGTCTCCAAGATCGGCTCGGACGGCGTGCTGGCGCCGGTGCCGGAGGTGGGATCGGCCGAGGTCAAGGCGACGGCGCATGCGCTGAACCAGCTTTCGTCCAGGCTGAAAACCGCCATGGAGAGCCGCATGCGGCTGGTGGCCGCCGCCGGCCATGACCTGCGCACGCCGATGACGCGCATGCGGCTGCGCGCCGAATTCCTCGACGAGGAGCGCGACAAGTGGCTGCACGACCTCGACGAGCTTGACCGCATCGCCGACAGCGCCATCCGCCTGGTGCGCGAGGAGGTCAACCAGGATGCCGTCGAGCCGCTGGACCTGGAGAAGATGGTGCGCGACATATCAGCCGAGATGGCCACGCTCGGCCATTCCGTCTCGATCGGGCATCTCGACAAGGTTTCGGTGCGCGCCGGCGCGCTCGGCCTGCGCCGCGCGCTGCGCAACCTGATCGTCAACGCCGCCACCCACGGCAAGGCCTGCACGATCGCGCTCGACCTCGCCGGCAGGCGCGCCGTGCTCTCGATTTCGGATGTCGGCCCTGGCATTCCGCCCGACCTCATCAACAAGGCCTTCGAGCCCTTCTTCCGCGTCGACCCCGGCCGCCAGCAATCCATTCCCGGCGCCGGCCTCGGCCTCGCCATCGCCAAGGAAATCATCGAACGCTACGGCGGCACCGTGACGCTGGAGAACCGCCAGGGCGGCGGACTGGCGCAGACCGTGGTGTTCGCGGCTGTGTGA
- a CDS encoding response regulator — translation MRIVVFEDMDDKFEAIRAELSKKGVKDAAIHRVKTVAQFASIGGSSPDLCILDIRMPGVEGGESRSSGREILKMLDYSGHIRVPVLAITAFPEEADNCRDDFAARGCIIYDFDRQEMWSQALDIFLAQARDRGRYDFIIFTALEKERRGFLSDGRVKIESLTRYGIDLWDFELDGRSGTIVLMPRMGLVVAATLVSRVLDQYAPRVVAMSGICAGNGDHSKLGQLLVADMCWEYQSGKWLDDLFEAEPYQANITPATKLAISKIMEDPLLLTHLEAEYTGKFRPAERSSPKIAPFATGSAVIASEKRLGSIRLQHRKFAGLDMEIFGFYVASELSGHQLQTFAAKVVVDDATNTKGDSLHEYGSFVSAKFVLDMVSNLLR, via the coding sequence ATGAGGATCGTCGTGTTTGAAGACATGGACGACAAATTCGAGGCTATCCGTGCTGAGTTATCGAAGAAGGGTGTCAAGGATGCTGCGATACATAGGGTCAAGACAGTCGCTCAATTTGCGTCTATAGGTGGGAGCTCCCCTGATCTTTGTATTCTAGATATTAGGATGCCAGGTGTAGAGGGTGGAGAGTCGAGGAGTTCTGGCCGTGAAATTCTCAAGATGCTGGACTATTCCGGCCACATCCGCGTCCCAGTACTAGCTATAACGGCATTCCCCGAAGAAGCTGACAATTGCCGCGATGATTTTGCGGCGCGTGGATGTATCATTTATGATTTTGATAGACAGGAAATGTGGTCGCAGGCCTTAGATATTTTTCTGGCCCAGGCTCGTGACCGCGGCCGATATGATTTTATTATATTTACAGCATTGGAGAAGGAAAGAAGGGGGTTTCTCAGCGACGGGCGTGTAAAGATTGAAAGCCTGACACGGTACGGGATTGACCTTTGGGATTTTGAACTGGATGGCAGGTCAGGGACGATCGTTCTTATGCCCAGGATGGGGCTCGTAGTTGCAGCGACGTTGGTTTCGCGTGTTCTGGACCAGTATGCCCCACGTGTCGTCGCAATGTCTGGCATTTGTGCCGGGAATGGCGATCATTCAAAGCTCGGGCAGCTTTTGGTCGCCGACATGTGCTGGGAGTATCAATCTGGCAAGTGGTTAGACGACCTGTTCGAAGCTGAACCCTACCAAGCCAACATTACCCCTGCTACTAAGCTGGCGATCAGTAAGATCATGGAAGACCCGCTTCTTCTGACGCATCTTGAAGCAGAATATACGGGTAAATTCAGACCCGCTGAACGCTCCTCCCCCAAGATCGCACCATTCGCCACGGGCTCTGCTGTCATAGCCAGCGAGAAGCGATTGGGGTCGATACGGCTGCAGCACAGAAAGTTCGCTGGATTGGACATGGAGATATTCGGTTTTTATGTAGCTTCGGAATTGTCAGGTCACCAACTGCAAACGTTCGCTGCAAAAGTTGTCGTCGATGACGCGACTAACACCAAAGGTGACAGCCTGCATGAGTATGGTTCTTTTGTGTCAGCGAAGTTCGTATTGGATATGGTCTCGAACCTCCTCAGGTGA
- a CDS encoding efflux RND transporter periplasmic adaptor subunit: protein MSIQSSQSSPPVRRLAPWTALAAALLVAACSQEQAKAPAGMGGVGKPEVGVVTLHPQSVAITAELPGRTAASLIAEVRPQVDGIIQQRLFKEGSEVAAGQPLYLIDPASYKAAYDSAVAAQQKAAAAVPTAQAKFDRYAGLLKQNVVSKQDYDDAAATLAQAQADVASAKASAETARISLDRTSITAPIAGRIDKSTLTPGALVTANQETVLTTIRSLDPINVDVTQSSTNLLNLRQAISEGRLKFSGPNVSVKLKLENGTVYTQTGKLEFAGANVDPTTGTFALRAEFPNPDRLLLPGMYVRALVEEGVAQNSFLVPQRGVTRNTKGEATAMVINAQGKVETRVLAVRNTVGNNWLVDSGVGDGDRVIVEGLQLVRPGGDATGVEVTIDEATGEIKDRGQTSALPAPSKMASTSQQPAASTGN from the coding sequence ATGTCTATCCAGTCCAGCCAGTCCTCCCCGCCGGTTCGCCGGCTCGCGCCCTGGACGGCGCTTGCCGCAGCCCTTCTCGTGGCGGCCTGCTCACAGGAGCAAGCCAAGGCTCCCGCGGGCATGGGCGGCGTCGGCAAGCCGGAAGTCGGCGTCGTCACGCTGCATCCGCAATCGGTGGCGATCACGGCCGAACTGCCGGGGCGCACGGCGGCGTCGTTGATCGCCGAGGTACGCCCGCAGGTCGACGGCATCATCCAGCAGCGCCTGTTCAAGGAAGGCAGCGAGGTGGCGGCGGGACAGCCGCTCTACCTCATCGATCCGGCGAGCTACAAGGCGGCCTATGACAGTGCGGTCGCGGCGCAGCAGAAGGCGGCGGCGGCGGTGCCTACCGCGCAGGCCAAGTTCGACCGTTATGCCGGCCTCTTGAAGCAGAACGTTGTTTCCAAACAGGATTATGACGATGCCGCCGCCACGCTGGCGCAGGCGCAGGCGGATGTGGCTTCCGCCAAGGCCAGCGCCGAAACCGCACGCATCAGCCTCGACCGCACCTCGATCACCGCGCCGATCGCCGGTCGCATCGACAAGTCCACGCTGACGCCGGGCGCGCTGGTCACCGCCAACCAGGAGACGGTGCTGACCACGATCCGTTCGCTCGATCCGATCAATGTCGACGTCACGCAGTCGAGCACCAATTTGCTCAATCTGCGCCAGGCGATCTCGGAAGGGCGGCTGAAGTTCAGCGGACCCAATGTCAGCGTCAAGCTGAAACTCGAGAACGGCACCGTTTACACGCAGACCGGCAAGCTGGAATTCGCCGGCGCCAATGTCGACCCGACCACCGGCACATTCGCGTTGAGAGCCGAGTTTCCCAATCCCGACCGCCTGCTTCTGCCCGGCATGTATGTGCGGGCGCTGGTCGAGGAGGGCGTCGCCCAGAACAGTTTTTTGGTGCCGCAGCGCGGCGTCACCCGCAACACGAAGGGCGAGGCGACGGCCATGGTCATCAATGCGCAGGGCAAGGTCGAGACGCGCGTGCTCGCCGTGCGCAACACCGTCGGCAACAACTGGCTGGTCGACAGCGGTGTCGGCGATGGCGACCGCGTCATCGTCGAGGGGCTGCAGCTCGTGCGCCCCGGCGGCGACGCGACGGGCGTCGAAGTGACGATCGACGAGGCGACCGGGGAGATCAAGGACCGCGGTCAGACATCGGCTTTGCCGGCCCCATCCAAGATGGCCAGCACGAGCCAGCAACCCGCCGCCTCGACCGGGAACTGA
- the minE gene encoding cell division topological specificity factor MinE yields the protein MSILDLFKRRTSAPVARERLQVLLAYERRSRGQPDLVSILREEIMAVIAKHVQIDQDYLQVSMDRGETMSTLEIDIQIPNKSAVPLAMAG from the coding sequence ATGAGCATCCTCGACCTCTTCAAGCGGCGCACCAGCGCGCCGGTGGCGCGCGAGCGGCTGCAGGTGCTGCTCGCCTATGAGCGCCGCAGCCGTGGCCAGCCCGATCTCGTCTCCATCCTGCGCGAGGAGATCATGGCTGTGATCGCCAAGCATGTGCAGATCGATCAGGACTACCTTCAGGTCTCGATGGATCGCGGCGAGACCATGTCGACGCTGGAAATCGACATCCAGATCCCCAACAAGAGCGCCGTGCCGCTGGCCATGGCGGGATAA
- a CDS encoding response regulator, which produces MKVLLVEDEEHKTADLTERLLAAGVAEGNLEIAQGVKEAVLKVGATDFGLIVLDMALPTFSKDQAKGGEGGVNQAVGGMEVLRALKACSRNTRIIVVTQYPDVIISGDRIKLNNIPRLISQKYGQTVVGAILYSYKSPDWEAAFDSVMERIK; this is translated from the coding sequence GTGAAGGTGCTATTGGTTGAGGACGAAGAACACAAGACGGCTGACTTGACAGAGAGACTTCTCGCGGCCGGCGTGGCTGAGGGAAATCTTGAGATCGCTCAGGGTGTTAAAGAGGCTGTCCTGAAAGTTGGCGCAACGGATTTCGGCCTTATTGTCCTCGATATGGCTCTGCCAACCTTTTCCAAGGATCAGGCCAAGGGAGGTGAGGGGGGGGTTAATCAGGCCGTAGGCGGCATGGAGGTTCTGCGGGCTCTCAAAGCATGCAGCCGAAATACAAGGATTATTGTTGTAACGCAGTACCCAGATGTCATCATAAGTGGGGATCGTATAAAGCTGAATAATATTCCACGGCTAATTTCGCAGAAATATGGCCAGACGGTTGTTGGAGCGATACTTTACTCGTATAAGAGTCCCGATTGGGAGGCGGCATTCGACTCAGTGATGGAGAGAATTAAATGA